In a single window of the Desulfovibrio mangrovi genome:
- a CDS encoding TRAP transporter small permease: MNAINSNPVQFFWKGLNKFQKIIMATTSICIVVMICIAVVARYIFGSDFYGAEELIQMLAFWLYFMGAAQGSRERSQISADILTCYITDDKRCRMAHLLKDFISTAICLLVTVWALQFVMWGMQMGPKSPVFRLPMLIPHIAVGLGFVLMSMYQVVYLVQDVAAHVRLARVER, translated from the coding sequence GTGAACGCCATCAACTCCAATCCCGTGCAATTTTTCTGGAAGGGGCTCAACAAGTTCCAGAAGATTATTATGGCCACCACCAGCATCTGCATTGTGGTCATGATCTGTATTGCCGTGGTCGCACGATATATTTTCGGTTCCGACTTCTACGGCGCAGAAGAGCTCATCCAGATGCTTGCCTTCTGGCTCTACTTCATGGGCGCGGCCCAGGGCAGCCGCGAGCGCAGCCAGATTTCCGCCGACATTCTCACCTGCTACATCACTGACGACAAGCGCTGCCGCATGGCGCATCTGCTCAAGGATTTCATTTCCACTGCCATCTGTCTGCTGGTGACGGTATGGGCGCTGCAGTTCGTTATGTGGGGTATGCAGATGGGACCCAAGTCTCCTGTGTTCCGTCTGCCCATGCTCATTCCGCACATCGCGGTAGGGCTCGGTTTTGTTCTGATGTCCATGTATCAGGTTGTGTACCTTGTGCAGGACGTTGCTGCCCATGTGCGTCTGGCGCGCGTGGAACGTTAG
- a CDS encoding sigma-54-dependent transcriptional regulator has product MARILIIDDDPDISTIIAQLAEDAGHAPFTAGTLGEGLSRLRSTAIDLVFLDVRLPDGRGIDALADIRKSDGQPDVIIITGLGDPDGAELAIQNGAWDYIEKGSTLKQIAFSMDRALKYRERHRQSDSGSLKRDKLVGDSPALHAVLENLVVASAGEASVLITGETGTGKEVVARTVHENSNRASGPFVVLDCASIPANLVEGELFGHVKGSFTGATASRQGVVGQADGGTLFLDEVGELPLAMQGAFLRVLQEKRYRPVGSTRELVSDFRLVAATNRDLEAMCRAGTFRTDLFYRIKSCAILMPPLRQRLEDVPALARHHLDAICARYGWPSKKLSEELLSLLMHYEWPGNVRELVQTLERTAVFAAEEETIYPEHLPVDIRARAAGRMVQRTCAVEEGGAVSAAEGVAAPETTGVAVRADDAAAHAIGELPATAAVPQSDIVSRYLDSGGPFPSFKDYRTACIDHIEKAYLERLLDEANGSIKEACKLSGLSRTRLYVLMKSHGVGRE; this is encoded by the coding sequence ATGGCCCGCATTCTGATTATTGATGACGATCCGGATATCAGCACGATCATTGCCCAGTTGGCAGAAGACGCAGGGCATGCGCCCTTTACTGCGGGAACACTGGGTGAGGGGTTGAGCCGCCTGCGGTCCACGGCCATAGATCTGGTGTTTCTTGATGTGCGCCTGCCGGACGGCAGGGGCATTGACGCGCTGGCGGATATCCGCAAGTCGGACGGGCAGCCTGATGTCATTATCATTACCGGGCTTGGGGATCCGGACGGCGCGGAACTGGCCATTCAGAACGGCGCGTGGGATTACATCGAGAAAGGCAGCACGCTCAAGCAGATTGCCTTTTCCATGGACAGGGCGCTCAAGTATCGTGAACGCCATCGCCAGAGTGATTCCGGTTCACTGAAGCGGGATAAGCTTGTAGGCGACAGTCCCGCGCTGCATGCCGTGCTCGAGAATCTTGTTGTGGCGTCGGCCGGAGAAGCCAGTGTGCTTATTACCGGCGAAACGGGCACCGGCAAGGAAGTGGTGGCCCGTACCGTACACGAGAACAGCAACAGGGCCTCCGGTCCCTTTGTGGTGCTTGACTGCGCCTCCATTCCCGCCAATCTGGTGGAAGGCGAGCTGTTCGGTCATGTGAAGGGCTCGTTCACCGGTGCCACTGCCTCGCGTCAGGGCGTGGTTGGGCAGGCGGACGGCGGTACGCTGTTCCTTGACGAAGTGGGCGAACTGCCGCTGGCCATGCAGGGGGCCTTCCTGCGCGTGCTGCAGGAAAAGCGTTACCGCCCTGTAGGCTCGACACGCGAACTTGTCAGTGATTTCAGGTTGGTGGCCGCTACAAACAGGGATCTTGAGGCCATGTGTCGCGCGGGTACCTTCCGTACTGATCTTTTTTATCGCATAAAATCCTGCGCCATTCTCATGCCCCCGTTGCGGCAGCGGCTGGAGGACGTTCCGGCGCTGGCACGGCATCATCTGGATGCCATCTGCGCCCGATACGGCTGGCCGTCCAAGAAGCTTTCCGAAGAGTTGCTTTCACTGCTTATGCATTACGAATGGCCGGGCAACGTGCGTGAACTGGTGCAGACTCTGGAGCGAACCGCCGTGTTTGCTGCGGAGGAAGAAACCATCTATCCCGAGCACTTGCCCGTGGATATCCGCGCCCGCGCGGCCGGTCGCATGGTGCAGCGCACCTGCGCCGTGGAAGAGGGCGGAGCTGTGTCGGCCGCTGAAGGCGTTGCTGCCCCTGAAACAACGGGGGTTGCGGTAAGGGCAGACGATGCCGCTGCCCATGCAATCGGAGAACTGCCTGCAACGGCTGCGGTTCCCCAGTCTGATATCGTTTCCCGTTACCTTGATTCCGGCGGTCCCTTCCCCTCGTTCAAGGACTATCGTACCGCCTGCATTGATCATATTGAAAAAGCCTACCTTGAGCGTCTGCTTGATGAGGCCAACGGTTCCATCAAGGAAGCCTGCAAGCTTTCCGGCCTTTCCCGCACCCGTCTGTACGTGCTGATGAAGTCGCATGGGGTGGGGAGAGAGTAG
- a CDS encoding L-serine ammonia-lyase — MRSLRELYRIGVGPSSSHTMGPKIAAERFLERNPSAVSFKVYLYESLGATGKGHLTDWAVQQVLGPDRTEIVWCPELKQPLHPNGMLFEALDAECKVINSWTVYSVGGGAIREEGEAADAGQHVYDLPDIATIMAHCEDKGITYWEYVERCEGPAIWDFLGEVWMTMRSAIERGLDTQGVLPGSIGLRRHAWSYYRKTKLAGPDMQQSGLLTAYAMAVSEENAAGGTIVTAPTCGACGIVPAVLHYLQQTGSLSDKDVLRALATAGLFGNVIKHNGSISGAEVGCQGEVGSACAMAAAAATQLMGGSLRQVEYAAEMGLEHHLGLTCDPVDGLVQIPCIERNACAASRALSCGQMAILSDGSHRIPFDEVVHVMTQTGHDLPSLYRETSTGGLAQAYFARMKNKA, encoded by the coding sequence ATGCGTAGCTTACGGGAATTGTACCGCATTGGCGTCGGGCCTTCTTCCAGCCATACCATGGGCCCCAAGATCGCAGCAGAGCGTTTTCTGGAGCGCAACCCCTCGGCTGTCTCCTTCAAGGTGTATCTGTATGAGAGCCTTGGTGCCACCGGCAAGGGTCACCTTACTGACTGGGCAGTGCAGCAGGTTCTGGGACCGGACCGGACGGAAATCGTCTGGTGTCCCGAACTCAAGCAGCCCCTGCATCCCAACGGTATGCTCTTCGAGGCGCTTGATGCCGAATGCAAGGTGATCAATTCGTGGACCGTGTACAGTGTTGGAGGTGGTGCCATCCGTGAGGAAGGCGAAGCTGCCGATGCAGGCCAGCATGTTTACGATCTGCCGGATATTGCCACCATAATGGCGCACTGCGAAGACAAGGGCATTACCTACTGGGAATATGTGGAACGCTGCGAAGGGCCCGCCATATGGGACTTCCTTGGCGAAGTGTGGATGACCATGCGTTCCGCAATCGAACGCGGGCTTGATACGCAGGGCGTTCTGCCCGGGTCCATAGGTCTGCGCCGCCATGCGTGGAGCTACTACCGCAAGACCAAGCTTGCCGGCCCCGACATGCAGCAGTCCGGTCTGCTCACGGCCTATGCCATGGCGGTTTCCGAAGAAAACGCCGCGGGCGGCACTATTGTCACCGCACCCACCTGCGGGGCATGTGGCATCGTGCCTGCCGTGCTGCACTACCTGCAGCAGACCGGTTCCCTTTCCGACAAGGATGTGCTGCGCGCTCTGGCTACGGCAGGTCTGTTCGGGAACGTGATCAAGCATAACGGCTCCATCTCCGGCGCTGAAGTGGGTTGCCAGGGTGAAGTGGGCTCTGCCTGCGCCATGGCTGCCGCTGCCGCGACCCAGCTTATGGGCGGTTCGCTGCGTCAGGTGGAATATGCTGCGGAAATGGGGCTTGAGCACCACCTTGGGCTCACCTGCGACCCGGTGGATGGTCTTGTGCAGATTCCCTGTATCGAACGCAATGCCTGCGCCGCCAGCCGTGCCCTTTCCTGCGGCCAGATGGCTATTCTCTCCGATGGCTCGCACCGCATTCCCTTTGATGAAGTGGTGCACGTCATGACCCAGACCGGGCATGACCTGCCCAGCCTGTACCGCGAAACCTCCACCGGAGGTTTGGCTCAGGCCTACTTTGCTCGAATGAAAAACAAGGCATAA
- a CDS encoding TRAP transporter large permease has protein sequence MTVAIAIGILMFTLFIGVPIPFAFFGSGAYLIFAGGYDPGFLLPYGFAKMNSIVLLTIPLFIMAGGVMDKGGIGDKLVEVVDTIAGRIRGGLGVVTVVTCAIFGAVTGSSSATVSCIGSIMMPKLKQAGYPMGHSAALLASSGVLGILIPPSMLMILYAWMGNQSVLACFLAAFVPGLILTVLLSLVNLFLLRNNKNIAVSPAMDMATTAKTFATKSAKASPALMMPVIILGGIYGGIMTPTEAAAVAVLYAIPVAMFVYRGLKAKNLMYTLIESATTTGVIMAMMFAVMILSRLYIMENLPDQIMGVLTSISDNKFVLLMMINVFMLIMGMLMDDVSGVLLGTPILVPLIMKLGVDPIQFAAIMGVNLGMGNVTPPTAPLLYLSGRISGAPVTEMLKPTLYLILFAWLPTLLLTTYVPEVSLTLVHYLMGN, from the coding sequence ATGACAGTTGCAATAGCCATCGGTATCCTTATGTTCACGCTGTTCATCGGCGTGCCTATTCCCTTCGCCTTCTTCGGCTCCGGCGCCTACCTGATTTTTGCCGGCGGATATGACCCCGGATTCCTGCTGCCTTACGGTTTCGCCAAGATGAACTCCATCGTGCTGCTTACCATTCCGCTCTTCATCATGGCAGGCGGCGTAATGGACAAGGGCGGCATCGGCGACAAACTCGTGGAAGTTGTCGATACCATTGCCGGCCGCATCCGCGGCGGTCTGGGCGTGGTAACCGTTGTTACCTGCGCCATCTTCGGTGCCGTAACCGGCTCCTCTTCCGCCACTGTTTCCTGTATCGGCTCCATCATGATGCCCAAGCTGAAGCAGGCCGGTTACCCCATGGGCCATTCCGCTGCACTGCTCGCAAGCTCCGGCGTTCTGGGTATCCTTATTCCCCCGAGCATGCTGATGATTCTGTATGCGTGGATGGGTAACCAATCCGTTCTCGCCTGCTTCCTCGCTGCCTTTGTTCCCGGTCTCATCCTGACCGTGCTGCTCAGCCTCGTGAACCTGTTCCTGCTGCGCAATAACAAGAATATCGCTGTGTCGCCTGCCATGGACATGGCCACCACCGCCAAGACTTTTGCTACCAAGAGCGCCAAGGCTTCTCCGGCCCTGATGATGCCCGTGATCATTCTCGGCGGCATCTACGGCGGCATCATGACTCCCACGGAAGCTGCAGCCGTTGCGGTTCTCTATGCCATCCCCGTGGCCATGTTCGTGTACCGCGGCCTCAAGGCCAAGAACCTCATGTATACCCTGATTGAATCCGCCACCACCACCGGCGTTATCATGGCCATGATGTTTGCGGTTATGATCCTTTCCCGTCTGTACATCATGGAAAACCTGCCCGATCAGATCATGGGCGTGCTGACTTCCATTTCTGACAACAAGTTCGTGCTGCTGATGATGATCAACGTGTTCATGCTTATCATGGGTATGCTCATGGACGACGTTTCCGGTGTGCTGCTTGGTACCCCCATTCTGGTTCCCCTGATCATGAAGCTTGGTGTTGACCCCATCCAGTTTGCCGCTATCATGGGTGTTAACCTCGGCATGGGTAACGTTACGCCGCCCACGGCTCCGCTGCTGTATCTCTCGGGCCGTATATCCGGCGCACCCGTGACCGAAATGCTGAAGCCCACGTTGTACCTCATTCTGTTCGCATGGCTGCCTACGCTGCTGCTGACCACCTACGTGCCTGAAGTGTCTCTGACCCTCGTGCATTACCTGATGGGCAACTAG
- the dctP gene encoding TRAP transporter substrate-binding protein DctP: MKRIVAVLLCMAAVFGLTACNDKPAEKKAEKVTLKFATQHPIEHMAHKAAERIKARVEKETEGRVEIQIFPANQLGDASQIYEEVIRGSIDIAHITVPDQFDSRLGVGFLPFIARDYDQIRKVFATEAFIPQEMAKMHDKLGVKFFSYFGEGFIGVGTVKPLEAINVAGTEKGHMIRVPGLDVFKFGAEELGFRTTSLPYADTYSALQTGVVDGWLGGPPNLNYLGFRDVIKHFYQYNVNFESTQYVMNKKTFEGIADADRAVVEKAFVEEGQQSFLMAESEDQMYRKKMQEMGIEVVTFSTQELEAMANYVREKAWKRLEANLTPELLNGLKASYNN, encoded by the coding sequence ATGAAGCGTATTGTTGCCGTACTGCTTTGCATGGCAGCCGTTTTCGGTCTGACCGCGTGCAACGACAAGCCTGCCGAAAAGAAGGCTGAGAAGGTTACCCTGAAGTTCGCCACTCAGCACCCCATTGAGCACATGGCTCACAAGGCCGCTGAGCGCATCAAGGCTCGTGTGGAAAAGGAAACCGAAGGCCGTGTGGAGATCCAGATCTTCCCCGCCAACCAGCTGGGTGACGCTTCCCAGATTTACGAAGAAGTCATCCGCGGTTCCATCGACATCGCGCACATCACTGTGCCGGACCAGTTTGACTCCCGTCTCGGCGTAGGCTTCCTGCCCTTCATCGCCCGCGACTACGACCAGATTCGCAAGGTTTTTGCTACCGAAGCCTTTATTCCCCAGGAAATGGCTAAGATGCATGACAAGCTCGGCGTAAAGTTCTTCAGCTACTTCGGCGAAGGCTTCATCGGTGTGGGCACTGTTAAGCCTCTCGAAGCCATCAACGTTGCAGGCACCGAAAAGGGTCACATGATCCGCGTTCCCGGCCTGGACGTGTTCAAGTTCGGCGCAGAAGAGCTGGGCTTCCGCACCACCTCTCTGCCTTACGCCGACACCTATTCCGCTCTGCAGACCGGCGTTGTTGACGGCTGGCTCGGTGGCCCGCCCAACCTGAACTACCTGGGCTTCCGCGACGTCATCAAGCACTTCTACCAGTACAACGTAAACTTCGAATCTACCCAGTACGTCATGAACAAGAAGACCTTCGAAGGTATTGCTGACGCTGACCGCGCAGTAGTCGAGAAGGCATTCGTGGAAGAAGGCCAGCAGTCCTTCCTCATGGCTGAAAGCGAAGACCAGATGTACCGCAAGAAGATGCAGGAAATGGGTATCGAGGTTGTTACCTTCTCCACTCAGGAGCTGGAAGCAATGGCTAACTACGTACGCGAAAAGGCTTGGAAGCGTCTGGAAGCCAACCTTACCCCCGAACTGCTCAACGGCCTGAAGGCTTCTTACAACAACTAA